In Halalkalicoccus subterraneus, a single genomic region encodes these proteins:
- a CDS encoding DUF998 domain-containing protein has translation MSRCVLAGRVSALLAPAVAAVAIVGATLSAPEFSWAGDALSDLGAPGAPTAWLFNGGLIVAGVLGLPFAAVLVASARHRLDWLVAAVLALTLGTLAGVGLFPSGHPYHLPVAAGFYLGATLTLWIDGTTGVLTDEPRFGLAAIWLANLHVLQWLAWAAGLRVGPGLAIPETIGAALFAVWVLGRVD, from the coding sequence ATGAGCCGGTGCGTTCTGGCGGGCCGAGTCTCGGCGCTCCTCGCGCCCGCGGTCGCGGCCGTCGCCATCGTCGGTGCGACGCTTTCGGCCCCGGAGTTCTCGTGGGCGGGCGACGCCCTCTCGGATCTCGGCGCACCGGGCGCGCCGACCGCGTGGCTGTTCAACGGCGGGCTGATCGTCGCCGGCGTGCTGGGTCTCCCGTTCGCGGCGGTCCTCGTCGCGAGTGCCCGCCACCGCCTCGATTGGCTCGTCGCCGCAGTGCTGGCTCTCACCCTCGGGACACTGGCGGGCGTTGGCCTCTTTCCGAGCGGTCATCCGTACCACCTCCCGGTCGCCGCCGGCTTCTATCTGGGGGCGACGCTCACGCTCTGGATCGACGGGACGACCGGGGTCCTGACCGACGAGCCACGATTCGGGCTCGCGGCGATCTGGCTCGCGAACCTACACGTCCTCCAGTGGCTCGCGTGGGCCGCCGGCCTCCGGGTGGGGCCGGGCCTCGCGATCCCCGAGACGATCGGCGCAGCCCTGTTCGCGGTCTGGGTGCTCGGGCGTGTGGACTGA